The DNA segment CGCGATGCCTACAGCCGTAACTTCCCCGGGAAATGCAGCTTTCAGCTCAGCAACCGTATCGACAACGGTTTTCCAAATTTCAACCGGATCATGTTCAACCCACCCTTCCTGGGGATAGATCTGGCTTATCTCCCGGTAGCTATCGGCGATGATATTACCACCCGAATCGTAGAGAACCGACCTCGTTCCGGTTGTTCCCTGATCTATTGCGAGAATACTCATGCCGCGTTGAACTTCGTTAACAGATTTCATGACAATTCACCCGCACCTGCTTTTTTCACCAGCTTTTCAAGACAGTCCCTGCATAAACAGGTATCATAACGATCGGCGAGATACTCTCTGACTTCCGATGGTACGTTTACCGAAGAGCACCAGCATTCCGCCGAGAGCTTGCATTCAAAGGAAGCTCCGCATACCGGGCAGGTAGCATTGCCTCCTTTTCCATCGCTTTGCCTGTCATGTTTTTCCATTGTAATCCTGTTTTTGTTCGTGATTCAACCAATATAGGTTACCACCTGCTTTTTTAACGTATATTCCGCCTATAAAGCCCACCCCTTCTGCAATCTCTTCAGGCAAAAACGTTGCAGGTTTACAAAGAAAGTATTTTTATTCAGTTATGTAGATCAAACATACTTTGAAACGCTCGATTCAATGGTCAAACAGAGCATGAAATGAAACAACCTTCGCTTATATTCCTCACTGGCTTCAGCGGCTCCGGTAAATCAACTATCGGGCCGTTGCTCGCCAATTCGCTGGGCTACGATTTTCTGGATCTCGATAAAGAAATCGAGCTGTTTGCCGCCAAATCCATCAACAGAATATTTGCTGAAGAGGGTGAAGCACATTTCAGAGATCTTGAACATACAGTCCTCGAAAAGCTTGTCGGCAGAACCGAACTGGTTGTTTCGCTGGGTGGTGGCGCCTTGCAGCACAACCCATGTTTTTCTCTGATAATCGCTTCCGGAACTCTGGTGTACCTCCACTCGAGTCCTGAAATTCTCGCTAAACGGTTGAGCCATAAAACAGACCGGCCATTGATGAAAGGCGACAATGGCGAACGTCTATCCAAAGAACAGATCGAAAAAAAAATTTTTGCCTTGCTTGAACAGCGTGAACCCCGTTATAAAACCGCACAGATTATCATTGAAACCGACACAAAAAGAATAGGTTCAACGGTAGAAGAGCTAACGAGAAAGATCGAACGGTACGTCCGAAGAGCAGAAAAACGGCAATTTGTAAACAAACCAAAAAAGCATACAAAAAGTGAGTGAAATTATCGTCAGCACCCCTGTCCACAACCGACTGGAGCAACTGTTTCTCAAGCACAATCTGTCAAAAAAAACCGTCGTATTGTTTGATGAAAATACAAAAGAACTGTTCGGGCGGGACATTCTGACAGCTTTGAAAAATCAGGGCTTTACTTTTGTTGAACTGGTTGTGCCCGCCAGGGAAACTTCAAAAAGTTTTCGTACAGCATACCGCCTTTACGGAAACCTGATCGAGGCCGATGTTGACCGAAGCTGGAACCTCCTTGCTGTTGGAGGAGGAGTAGTTGGCGACCTGGGCGGTTATATTGCTGCAAGTTACTACCGAGGCATACCAATTGTTCAGCTACCGACAACGTTACTTGCCATGACTGACAGTTCCATCGGCGGCAAGGTTGCAATCAATCATCCGCTCGGAAAAAACCTGATCGGCTTTTTTCATATGCCTGAGCTGGTACTGATCGACCCGTCATATCTAAAATCGCTTCCTGAGCGGGAAGTATATGCAGGTATGGCCGAAGTGGTGAAATACGGGTTTATCGCCGACATGGAGTTCCTACGATATATCGAAAAGCATTTCGATGACATTGTTGCCATCAAAGATCCTTACGTGTCGGAAGCTGTCCGCAAAAGTGCAAGCATAAAAGCGGATATTGTGGAACAGGATTTCAAGGAGCAAAGCGGCTTACGGGCGACACTGAACTTCGGGCATACGTTCGCTCACGGTTTTGAAAAGCTTGCCGACTATCGTCATATTCGTCATGGAGAAGCCGTTGCGGTAGGCATGATCTGTGCGTTGCACCTTTCACGCAAACTTGAAAAAATAAGTCAGGATGAATTGCAACGGGGACTTGCCATATTGAGCAAATTCAAGTTCCGCAGGGGCCTGGTACAGAAAAGGTTCAAGGATATTCCGGCCGAAACCATTCTGGAAAGCATGCTTTCGGATAAGAAGAAGGTGGACAAACAGCTCCGCTACGTTTTGCTTGAAGGACTTGGCAAGGCGTACCTTCACCCGGAACCTCTCGATGACGGTATCGTCATCGAAGCAATCGAGAAAGCAAAGAAATGCTGTTGAGCATGAAAGAATCAAGGAGCCAGAGGTCAGTACTTGACACGGGAATTCATCCACTCGGGGCACTCAGAAAACCGCAGTGAACGTATCGAGAGCAGATTACAAGCTACCACCAGAGGATATATTCACAAACAGATGGCGCTGAAAAAGAGAATTGTTGTTCAAGTTCAGGGAGTGTCCAGACGCCGGAGCTGAATGTAGTATAAGATACAGGAGCATCGGAAAAGCCTGGAAAGATGCAGAAATTGGGCAAAACGGTCTTTTTCAACACCATCTAAAGATTCATA comes from the Prosthecochloris marina genome and includes:
- a CDS encoding cysteine-rich CWC family protein; amino-acid sequence: MEKHDRQSDGKGGNATCPVCGASFECKLSAECWCSSVNVPSEVREYLADRYDTCLCRDCLEKLVKKAGAGELS
- a CDS encoding shikimate kinase: MKQPSLIFLTGFSGSGKSTIGPLLANSLGYDFLDLDKEIELFAAKSINRIFAEEGEAHFRDLEHTVLEKLVGRTELVVSLGGGALQHNPCFSLIIASGTLVYLHSSPEILAKRLSHKTDRPLMKGDNGERLSKEQIEKKIFALLEQREPRYKTAQIIIETDTKRIGSTVEELTRKIERYVRRAEKRQFVNKPKKHTKSE
- the aroB gene encoding 3-dehydroquinate synthase, translated to MSEIIVSTPVHNRLEQLFLKHNLSKKTVVLFDENTKELFGRDILTALKNQGFTFVELVVPARETSKSFRTAYRLYGNLIEADVDRSWNLLAVGGGVVGDLGGYIAASYYRGIPIVQLPTTLLAMTDSSIGGKVAINHPLGKNLIGFFHMPELVLIDPSYLKSLPEREVYAGMAEVVKYGFIADMEFLRYIEKHFDDIVAIKDPYVSEAVRKSASIKADIVEQDFKEQSGLRATLNFGHTFAHGFEKLADYRHIRHGEAVAVGMICALHLSRKLEKISQDELQRGLAILSKFKFRRGLVQKRFKDIPAETILESMLSDKKKVDKQLRYVLLEGLGKAYLHPEPLDDGIVIEAIEKAKKCC